In Megalobrama amblycephala isolate DHTTF-2021 linkage group LG10, ASM1881202v1, whole genome shotgun sequence, one DNA window encodes the following:
- the LOC125276417 gene encoding tripartite motif-containing protein 29-like, protein MAESVFDPEDNLNCPICLNLLKNPVTTSCGHSFCMDCINSFWDRGVYSCPECRTTFNQRPALSRSKVLNDILEGTKQEAPAGPGDVTCDVCTGRKGKAIKSCLVCMASYCQTHLRPHLESEALKKHEPVKASPNLQQQICPQHHKALEVYCHDDRKCVCVVCMGNQHSGHKTVSAADEMAKKQEELKMINMNFIQKTNDLKKEVQQFKEAVISYKRSAQAAVEHSDKIFTEIICSIQKRHAEVRENIRAQENKEVRDAENHIKTLEKEICILQEENRKLELLLHTKDHVYFFQNNSVSPGILEYNSSRDVNNLTFERAKQSLSAMKSQLDEVCEEHMGRILSKRVIKITHAKKRKRGAEWDPDEAAMESMLEDDDDSEDKSAPAKRVLQAPISLTRGDLNMNKILLHQHADK, encoded by the exons ATGGCAGAATCTGTCTTTGATCCTGAAGATAATTTAAACTGCCCGATCTGTCTGAATCTGCTTAAGAACCCAGTGACGACTTCTTGTGGTCACAGTTTCTGCATGGACTGTATTAATAGCTTCTGGGATCGAGGTGTTTACAGCTGCCCTGAATGCAGGACAACATTCAACCAAAGACCAGCTCTCAGCAGAAGCAAGGTACTGAATGATATTTTAGAGGGAACGAAGCAGGAAGCTCCAGCTGGACCTGGAGACGTGACGTGTGATGTTTGCACAGGAAGAAAAGGAAAAGCCATCAAGTCTTGTTTGGTTTGTATGGCTTCTTACTGCCAAACTCACCTCCGTCCTCATCTGGAGTCTGAAGCTCTTAAAAAGCATGAGCCGGTTAAAGCTTCTCCAAATCTCCAGCAGCAGATCTGCCCTCAACATCATAAAGCTCTGGAGGTTTACTGCCATGATGACCggaagtgtgtttgtgtggtttgTATGGGGAATCAACACAGTGGACATAAAACAGTCTCCGCTGCAGATgaaatggcaaaaaaacaa GAGGAACTGAAAATGATAAATATGAATTTCATTCAGAAAACCAATGACTTGAAGAAGGAGGTTCAGCAGTTTAAGGAAGCTGTGATCTCTTATAAA cgCTCTGCACAGGCAGCAGTGGAGCACAGCGACAAGATCTTCACTGAGATCATCTGCTCCATTCAGAAGAGACACGCTGAGGTGAGAGAGAACATCAGAGCTCAGGAGAACAAGGAGGTACGAGATGCAGAGAATCACATAAAGACACTGGAGAAGGAGATCTGTATACTGCAAGAGGAGAACCGTAAACTGGAGCTGCTTTTACATACAAAGGATCATGTTTACTTCTTCCAG AATAACTCTGTCTCTCCTGGAATTTTAGAATACAATTCATCCAGAGATGTTAATAACCTGACATTTGAGAGAGCAAAACAATCTCTCTCTGCGATGAAAAGCCAGCTGGATGAAGTCTGTGAGGAGCACATGGGCAGAATATTAAGCAAAcgtgtaataaaaataacccaTGCGAAAA AACGGAAGAGAGGAGCAGAGTGGGATCCAGATGAAGCAGCAATGGAGAGTATGCTTGA AGACGATGATGACTCCGAAGACAAGTCAGCCCCGGCAAAAAGAGTTTTACAGGCCCCTATCAGTCTCACTCGGGGGGACCTTAATATGAATAAGATATTATTACATCAACATGCagacaaataa
- the LOC125276416 gene encoding tripartite motif-containing protein 29-like — translation MAESVFDPEGPLNCPICLNLFKNPETTSCGHSFCRDCINKFWDREANQGVCSCPTCRKRFNKRPALSKTKVLADILEGMKREAPAGPGDVTCDVCKGRKVKAIKSCLVCMASYCQTHIRPHLESEAFKKHKVAKASPNLQQQICPQHHKALEVYCYNDQKCVCVVCMWNQHSGHKTVSAADAMAKKQEELKIVKEDFMQKINNMDKEVHQFRKAVISYKRSAQAAVEHSDKIFNKIIRSIKKRQAEVRENIRAQENKEVRDAENHIKTLEKEICELQEENRKLEPLLQTEDHVYFFQNNSFSSGILQYNSSKDVNNLTFEKVEQSLSAMKSQLEKICEEFMGRILNKDEITFSLPKKRKRGPEEKPGARARDDDDDDDDDDDDDDDDDNDDDDDDDSEDSSGTVYMFTGYTGSCDSCNAESPESI, via the exons ATGGCAGAATCTGTCTTTGATCCTGAAGGTCCTTTAAACTGCCCGATCTGTCTGAATCTGTTTAAGAACCCAGAGACGACTTCTTGTGGTCACAGTTTCTGTAGAGACTGTATTAATAAATTCTGGGATCGGGAAGCTAATCAAGGTGTTTGCAGCTGCCCAACATGCAGGAAGAGATTCAACAAAAGACCAGCTCTCAGCAAAACCAAGGTACTAGCTGATATTTTAGAGGGAATGAAGCGGGAAGCTCCAGCTGGACCTGGAGACGTGACGTGTGATGTTTGCAAAGGAAGAAAAGTGAAAGCCATCAAGTCTTGTTTGGTTTGTATGGCTTCTTACTGCCAAACTCACATCCGTCCTCATCTGGAGTCTGAAGCTTTTAAAAAGCACAAGGTGGCTAAAGCTTCTCCAAATCTCCAGCAGCAGATCTGCCCTCAACATCATAAAGCTCTGGAGGTTTACTGCTATAATGACCagaagtgtgtttgtgtggtttgTATGTGGAATCAACACAGTGGACATAAAACAGTTTCTGCTGCAGATGCGATGGCAAAAAAACAG GAGGAACTGAAAATAGTAAAGGAGGATTTCATGCAGAAAATCAACAACATGGACAAGGAGGTTCATCAGTTTAGGAAAGCTGTGATCTCTTATAAA cgCTCTGCACAGGCAGCAGTGGAGCACAGCGACAAGATCTTCAATAAGATCATCCGCTCCATTAAAAAGAGACAAGCTGAGGTGAGAGAGAACATCAGAGCTCAGGAGAACAAGGAGGTACGAGATGCAGAGAATCACATAAAGACACTGGAGAAGGAGATCTGTGAACTACAGGAGGAGAACCGTAAACTGGAGCCACTTTTACAGACAGAGGATCACGTTTATTTCTTCCAG AATAACTCTTTCTCTTCTGGAATTTTACAATACAATTCATCCAAAGATGTTAATAACCTGACATTTGAGAAAGTAGAGCAATCTCTCTCTGCGATGAAAAGCCAACTGGAAAAAATCTGTGAAGAGTTCATGGGCAGAATATTAAACAAAGATGAAATAACCTTCAGCCTCCCAAAAA AACGGAAGAGAGGACCAGAGGAGAAACCAGGTGCACGTGCAAG ggatgatgacgatgatgatgatgatgacgatgatgacGATGACGATGacgataatgatgatgatgatgatgatgactcCGAAGACTCCTCAGGCACAGTTTACATGTTTACTGGTTACACAGGGTCCTGTGATTCCTGTAACGCTGAGAGCCCTGAAAGCATCTAA
- the LOC125276418 gene encoding E3 ubiquitin/ISG15 ligase TRIM25-like isoform X2 has product MAESLFGTQSPLNCPICLNLLKNPVTTSCGHSFCMDCIKRCWDVGANQGVYSCPTCRKRFNKRPALGKTKVLADILEGIKQEAPAGPGDVKCDVCKGRKLKAIRSCLVCMASYCRTHLRPHLESKAFKIHKLAKASPNLQQQICPQHHKALEVYCYNDRKCICVVCMGNEHSGHRMVSAAAAMAKKQEELKIKKRDFIQKTNDLKKEVYQCKKAVISYKSAQAAVEHSDKIFTEIICSIQKRQAEVRENIRAQENKEVQDAENHIKTLEKEICELQEENRKLEPLLQTKDHVYFFQWQKYSISSGVSQHSSSSDVGNLTFERVEQCVSELKNQLDEVCEEHMSEIFDEVADVLIFQDDYFSEEEEEMDDEEMWDDVEDEMLPGIY; this is encoded by the exons ATGGCAGAATCTCTTTTTGGTACTCAAAGTCCTTTAAACTGCCCGATCTGTCTGAATCTGCTCAAGAACCCAGTGACGACTTCTTGTGGTCACAGTTTCTGCATGGACTGTATTAAGAGGTGCTGGGATGTGGGAGCTAATCAAGGTGTTTACAGCTGCCCTACATGCAGGAAGAGATTCAACAAAAGACCAGCTCTCGGCAAAACCAAGGTACTAGCTGATATTTTGGAGGGAATAAAGCAGGAAGCTCCAGCTGGACCTGGAGATGTGAAGTGTGATGTTTGCAAAGGAAGAAAATTAAAAGCCATCAGGTCTTGTTTGGTTTGTATGGCTTCTTACTGCCGAACTCACCTCCGTCCTCATCTGGAGTCTAAAGCTTTTAAAATACACAAGCTGGCTAAAGCTTCTCCAAATCTCCAGCAGCAGATCTGCCCTCAACATCATAAAGCTCTGGAGGTTTACTGCTATAATGACCGGAAGTGTATTTGTGTGGTTTGTATGGGGAATGAACACAGTGGACATAGAATGGTCTCAGCTGCAGCTGCAATGGCAAAGAAACAG GaggaactgaaaataaaaaagaggGATTTCATTCAGAAAACCAATGACTTGAAGAAGGAGGTTTATCAGTGTAAGAAAGCTGTGATCTCTTATAAG TCTGCACAGGCAGCAGTGGAGCACAGCGACAAGATCTTCACTGAGATCATCTGCTCCATTCAGAAGAGACAAGCTGAGGTGAGAGAGAACATCAGAGCTCAGGAGAACAAGGAGGTACAAGATGCAGAGAATCACATAAAGACACTGGAGAAGGAGATCTGTGAACTACAGGAGGAGAACCGTAAACTGGAGCCACTTTTACAGACAAAGGATCACGTTTACTTCTTCCAG tgGCAGAAGTACTCCATCTCTTCTGGAGTTTCCCAGCACAGTTCATCCAGTGATGTTGGTAACCTGACATTTGAGAGGGTAGAGCAGTGCGTCTCAGAGCTGAAAAACCAGCTGGATGAAGTCTGTGAGGAGCACATGAGTGAAATATTTGACGAAG TTGCTGATGTCCTGATATTCCAGGATG ATTACTTCTctgaagaggaagaagagatgGATGACGAGGAAATGTG GGACGATGTTGAGGATGAAATGCTTCCTGGTATATATTGA
- the LOC125276418 gene encoding E3 ubiquitin/ISG15 ligase TRIM25-like isoform X1, producing MAESLFGTQSPLNCPICLNLLKNPVTTSCGHSFCMDCIKRCWDVGANQGVYSCPTCRKRFNKRPALGKTKVLADILEGIKQEAPAGPGDVKCDVCKGRKLKAIRSCLVCMASYCRTHLRPHLESKAFKIHKLAKASPNLQQQICPQHHKALEVYCYNDRKCICVVCMGNEHSGHRMVSAAAAMAKKQEELKIKKRDFIQKTNDLKKEVYQCKKAVISYKQSAQAAVEHSDKIFTEIICSIQKRQAEVRENIRAQENKEVQDAENHIKTLEKEICELQEENRKLEPLLQTKDHVYFFQWQKYSISSGVSQHSSSSDVGNLTFERVEQCVSELKNQLDEVCEEHMSEIFDEVADVLIFQDDYFSEEEEEMDDEEMWDDVEDEMLPGIY from the exons ATGGCAGAATCTCTTTTTGGTACTCAAAGTCCTTTAAACTGCCCGATCTGTCTGAATCTGCTCAAGAACCCAGTGACGACTTCTTGTGGTCACAGTTTCTGCATGGACTGTATTAAGAGGTGCTGGGATGTGGGAGCTAATCAAGGTGTTTACAGCTGCCCTACATGCAGGAAGAGATTCAACAAAAGACCAGCTCTCGGCAAAACCAAGGTACTAGCTGATATTTTGGAGGGAATAAAGCAGGAAGCTCCAGCTGGACCTGGAGATGTGAAGTGTGATGTTTGCAAAGGAAGAAAATTAAAAGCCATCAGGTCTTGTTTGGTTTGTATGGCTTCTTACTGCCGAACTCACCTCCGTCCTCATCTGGAGTCTAAAGCTTTTAAAATACACAAGCTGGCTAAAGCTTCTCCAAATCTCCAGCAGCAGATCTGCCCTCAACATCATAAAGCTCTGGAGGTTTACTGCTATAATGACCGGAAGTGTATTTGTGTGGTTTGTATGGGGAATGAACACAGTGGACATAGAATGGTCTCAGCTGCAGCTGCAATGGCAAAGAAACAG GaggaactgaaaataaaaaagaggGATTTCATTCAGAAAACCAATGACTTGAAGAAGGAGGTTTATCAGTGTAAGAAAGCTGTGATCTCTTATAAG CAGTCTGCACAGGCAGCAGTGGAGCACAGCGACAAGATCTTCACTGAGATCATCTGCTCCATTCAGAAGAGACAAGCTGAGGTGAGAGAGAACATCAGAGCTCAGGAGAACAAGGAGGTACAAGATGCAGAGAATCACATAAAGACACTGGAGAAGGAGATCTGTGAACTACAGGAGGAGAACCGTAAACTGGAGCCACTTTTACAGACAAAGGATCACGTTTACTTCTTCCAG tgGCAGAAGTACTCCATCTCTTCTGGAGTTTCCCAGCACAGTTCATCCAGTGATGTTGGTAACCTGACATTTGAGAGGGTAGAGCAGTGCGTCTCAGAGCTGAAAAACCAGCTGGATGAAGTCTGTGAGGAGCACATGAGTGAAATATTTGACGAAG TTGCTGATGTCCTGATATTCCAGGATG ATTACTTCTctgaagaggaagaagagatgGATGACGAGGAAATGTG GGACGATGTTGAGGATGAAATGCTTCCTGGTATATATTGA